Below is a genomic region from Eupeodes corollae chromosome 1, idEupCoro1.1, whole genome shotgun sequence.
AACTGCAAGTGTTTATGAGTATCTGGAAAAGCGTTTTGGCTATGCTGCACGACTCGCCGCTTCGTTGGCTTTTTCCATTCAAATGGTTCTTTACATGGGAATTGTACTATACGCTCCATCTTTGGCCCTAGAAGCTGTCACTGGACTGGATAAACTGTTTGCAATTCTAGGCATTGGAATTGTGTGTACTTTTTACTCGACAATAGGCGGCATGAAGGCGGTCATTATCACAGATGTCTTTCAATCACTTCTAATGTTCATGGCAATATTTAGTGTAATAATTTGTGCCACGATTAAGGCTGGAAATTGGGCAACAATTTGGGAAGTAGCACAGGACGGTGGAAGGATAAACTTTTCAGATATAAGTATCGATCCCACGAGGCGTCACACATGGTGGACACAAATTATTGGTGGAGGATTCACATATTTATCGCTTTATGGTGTAAATCAAACCCAAGTACAACGCTTGCTATCggttaaaaatctaaaatcagcTCAGCTCTCGCTGTGGTGGAATCTACCCATTCTAAGTTTGCTGAGTGTGTGTACTTGCTTCTCAGGACTCTGCATGTACTATTACTACCACACATGTGACCCTTTGCTTGAAGGACGTATAAATTCCCGTGATCAATTGCTTCCATTATTCGTCGTGGACACAATGGGTCATGTGCCTGGTTTGGCGGGTCTTTTTGTATCTGGAATATTCTGCGCCagtctttcaacaatttctTCAGCTATAAATGCTCTATCCGCAGTGACTTTGGAAGATTACGTTGGACAAATTTACAAATGCCTTGGAAAGGAGCCGTTATCTGATAAAAAACGTACCGCGCTAACAAAAGCTATTGCATTCGTATACGGTTTAATTTGTATTGGCTTAGCATTTGCTGTCCAGGCACTCGGTGGTGTACTCCAGGCGTCTCTGACAATATTTGGCGTTGTTGGAGGACCCCTTTTGGGTCTTTTTACACTTGGCATGTTTACCAAACGTGCAAATCAGAAGGGATGCATAATTGGCCTCATATTAGGACTTGCATTTGGATTTTGGATTGGATTTGGACAACCAAAACCAATACCACCTCAACTACCAATGTCAATTGAAGGATGCCCAATTACTGCTAATTCAACACCTAACACTTTACCAGTTTTGTTGGAATTGATGAAACCAAGAGCAATTGATCAAAGTGATTATTTTTATCTGTATCGTTTGTCGTACATGTGGTATTCCGTGCTAGGATTTGCTGTAACCTTTATTTGTGGGTATATCCTGAGTTTAATTTGCGAAATTCTCAAAATTGACGACAATCGACTGATATACACCGACAAAAATCGTACTCAATTCAATTGTGAGCTTTTTATTCAACCAATTGCTAAGCGATTGCATACGAGAAACATGGATAGTTTGAAAATGAGTGGAGCAGATCATATGAATGGAGCAACAAATGATCGCACGAAATGATACACGACagtgtaaaaatgaaaataactaaGATCAAGTATGGGATTCGTTTTtgatgatttaattttatgagtTTAAAAGTGTGtaaataatgttgtttttttttcattcgtcGGAtagctaaaaaatattttacaatttaattttatcagtatttatatttagcTAATTACAAGCAACTTTATAAGAGATAAGATAGAACATTTATGAAATGTGTCGATAACAATCAAATAAAGTAATAAGCATGTGCATGGCGGGCTGGACCGGCTTTTATTTAGCTGTAAAAAGGTggaataaagtttgaaaacataaaattgtaCTTATTTGTTTAGTAAATATGAGTTttagttttagaattgtttttactGCTCTGCCAACAGCAAACATAAGACATCAATGCCACAAAAAAAAGGTTAGTTAGTGTACTTGTACTAACGATGCCTTACAGTTggtttttggttaaacctaCTCACAGCCACAGTAAAATCTGTAGAAACGTATAACCAATAGCGTGTTGCGGGAAATTTGTAGATGGTTTAAGAATGTTGGAAGATTCAAATATATATTCGAAACTGTAGAGTTTATAAAGTCGTATATCTCTGCCTTTGCGGCTTCAggcaaaatgaaaaaataaacttcttatgagtacatattttgtatacactgccgctcatctgaataggttcgCAAATATTTTCACCACACTCATGGCCTCCATATGTATTGCAATGACACatctttttaatatatgtaatgTTATTCTCCCACGGTAgcaagaataaataaagcttttttttggcTCATCTGAATAGATTGAACggatgaaatggaataaaaaaatacaaattatttgaattcaaagatttattttacccTTTTGTATTGTATGATTATTTAAGAGAAGTTAATAATAACTGTTGCCACCTGCTTTTAATATAGTCTCGTAAATTCGATTTGGAATGGAACTATAAAACTTTTCCAGGTATTGGAGCGAAATTACTGACCAGGCTTTTTTAATGGCTGCGATTAATGActttttgtcttcaaattgcCTTTCTGACTCGTACACTTTATGTGAGAGAAGTCCCAACACATTCTCTATTATGTTAAGGTCAGGGGAGTATGGAGGCCACACCAGCATCACAAT
It encodes:
- the LOC129953761 gene encoding putative sodium-dependent multivitamin transporter translates to MSVLSIWDYIILVIVLLISAGVGLYYRLTGGKQSTTAEYLLADRQMSIFPIAFSLMQSFMSAITLLGVSMENYQYGTMFVIINFSYVLTTPIAAYLYLPVFYRLETASVYEYLEKRFGYAARLAASLAFSIQMVLYMGIVLYAPSLALEAVTGLDKLFAILGIGIVCTFYSTIGGMKAVIITDVFQSLLMFMAIFSVIICATIKAGNWATIWEVAQDGGRINFSDISIDPTRRHTWWTQIIGGGFTYLSLYGVNQTQVQRLLSVKNLKSAQLSLWWNLPILSLLSVCTCFSGLCMYYYYHTCDPLLEGRINSRDQLLPLFVVDTMGHVPGLAGLFVSGIFCASLSTISSAINALSAVTLEDYVGQIYKCLGKEPLSDKKRTALTKAIAFVYGLICIGLAFAVQALGGVLQASLTIFGVVGGPLLGLFTLGMFTKRANQKGCIIGLILGLAFGFWIGFGQPKPIPPQLPMSIEGCPITANSTPNTLPVLLELMKPRAIDQSDYFYLYRLSYMWYSVLGFAVTFICGYILSLICEILKIDDNRLIYTDKNRTQFNCELFIQPIAKRLHTRNMDSLKMSGADHMNGATNDRTK